A genomic segment from Colletotrichum higginsianum IMI 349063 chromosome 5, whole genome shotgun sequence encodes:
- a CDS encoding DNA topoisomerase 2, with translation MSMLPPPKPLPKQGAVAPRLAIPQTNTRPNTDPSQKPKAKAAAVKKAPAKKLTQTTLKTKAVPKKRAKPESDDEDGASTFSNTPPSAKKLKKAPAAKKSSGNPLAEIENDSMMIDNDDEPASGPKSKKTATDTYQKLTQLEHIIKRPDTYIGSVEPTEQPMWVFNKETKLMEYRKVTFVPGLYKIFDEILVNAADNKQRDATMTYMKISVDREAGEITVENNGKGIPVEIHGKEKIYIPEMIFGHLLTGSNYDDDEKKTVGGRNGYGAKLCNVFSEQFTLECQDSNSGKRYKQVWTDNMSKCGKAKITSSKTSDFVRVTFKPDFKRFSMTGIDDDLEALIYRRVYDMAGTVRGIKVHMNGTHIKLAFKGYCEMYAKAIAKERGAEEGVEPKVVVEVDKTDAHPRWEIAFTVSDGSFQQVSFVNSIATTSGGTHVNYIADQITGSLLKTLDKKKKGHALKQNHIRNHIFIFVNCLVNNPAFTSQTKEQMTTKVSQFGSKCSLTEEFLKKIAKSDAIQNIIDFAEKKADKMMAKSDGNKRSRISNSKLVDANLAGTRHGHECTLILTEGDSAKSLAVAGRAILDPDRIGVFPLRGKMLNVRDASIDQITKNQEIQNIKQFLGLKHKQTYTDTKSLRYGHLMIMADQDHDGSHIKGLLINFLQVQYPSLLQIPDFFREFITPIVKVWQGPNPKKPARLKSFFTQPQYEEWKELHKSELSRWHYKYFKGLGTSSNEDAQVYFTNLDDHLKEFDTMKPEEVELFDLAFSKKKADARKEWLGNFVPGTFLDHSTKSITYTDFVNRELILFSMADNMRSIPSVVDGLKPGQRKVMYACFKRNLVKDQKVVELAGYISEQTSYHHGEASLQQTIIGLAQNFVGSNNINCLEPSGNFGSRLAGGSDAASPRYIHTRLSPFARKIFSALDEPNLEPQYEDGKRIEPKVYAPIIPMILCNGADGIGTGWSTSIPNYHPIDIVNNLKRRMGRLDESTPEDAAFQPMMPWFRGWKGTPEQSEKDRYKFNGICELDERTGEVVVTELPIRMWTDDFKAKLEEVISGVKGPVWIKDYKEFNDHKNVHFVIQMDDKHSKDVLADGLMERFKLSKQVATSNLVAFDTRGQIRKYEKVEEILEEFYNYRLDMYAQRKKHWLGVYHSDYRKLSEQARFIREIIDGKLIVAKKKKQVLVEELAKRKYEAFPKNKDKNAKKKSTDEDMEGNDEDEEDNDEQTNGYDYLLSMPIWSLTYERLERLQRQIDNKKAEHDALLALSEKDLWTQDLDEFVAEWENQMALDAEIQTNIRRLGRRVSKKIGAGKGRKAKKDDDDYAPVEKKRAGAKAKAAPKVAEKAAERFVAMFEKSKVKPKKEEAESDAFSDDDFAALGRKGTAKPAAPSETRPRAAATKKKPIYTLSESDDDEDFAALGKKSTSVPVESATEDNSSQSQKPVAAKKPSPRVEELDSDDDFKNLEGKKSSGEKPVTKPAPKAVVKPAAVETAAKDSTSRTQRATSAKKFVIDESSELSDDHFQSVEEKSDSPEPAPTKPSANGRGQRAAASKKSKYVLDDESESDINDSQIGDIGALVRGIGAPKAETEKGRLSLFAMNRPDRRDSTLPKMKTKASRNFDDDSVDDTNYEMLARSSPHKTFTKGDDIDSFLSDDGAPAAKLSKASTSKEAKGGPAAAAPAKKARGRPAGTKNKPKDAEAAPKPKPKAKAAPKQPALSPAAKAYAAKKATKRVLSDDEDDDVEMEEPESPPRPAARSRPGRAAAAKAKAKPTYVIDDDDDDDDSEMAVGDPESEDPFDMDESD, from the exons ATGTCTATGCTGCCACCCCCCAAACCACTGCCGAAGCAAGGCGCAGTCGCGCCCAGGCTGGCGATTCCGCAGACCAACACTCGACCAAATACTGATCCGTCGCAGAagcccaaggccaaggccgccgccgtcaagaaggcgccggcgaagaaACTGACGCAAACCACGCTGAAGACAAAGGCTGTGCCGAAGAAGCGGGCAAAGCCCGAgtccgacgacgaggatggtgCCTCAACGTTCTCCAACACGCCCCCTAGCGCGAAGAAACTCAAGAAAGCCCCGGCTGCCAAAAAGTCCAGCGGGAACCCTCTCGCGGAAATCGAGAACGACAGTATGATgatcgacaacgacgacgagcccgctTCGGGACCCAAGTCCAAGAAGACGGCCACCGATACTTACCAGAAGCTCACCCAGCTTGAACACATTATCAAGCGTCCCGATACCTACATTGGGTCGGTCGAGCCGACCGAGCAGCCCATGTGGGTTTTCAACAAGGAGACGAAGCTCATGGAGTACCGCAAGGTCACGTTCGTCCCTGGTCTGTACAAGATCTTTGACGAAATtctcgtcaacgccgccgacaacaAGCAGCGAGATGCAACTATGACCTATATGAAGATCTCCGTCGACCGTGAGGCGGGAGAGATTACCGTTGAGAACAACGGTAAAGGTATCCCGGTCGAGATCCACGGCAAAGAGAAGATTTACATTCCCGAGATGATTTTCGGCCACCTCCTCACTGGTTCCAACtacgatgacgacgagaagaagaccgTCGGTGGTCGTAACGGTTATGGTGCAAAGCTTTGCAATGTCTTCAGCGAGCAGTTCACCCTTGAATGCCAAGACTCCAACAGCGGCAAGAGATACAAGCAAGTCTGGACCGACAACATGAGCAAGTGCGGCAAGGCGAAGATCACCAGCAGCAAGACTAGCGACTTTGTCCGGGTCACCTTCAAGCCTGACTTCAAACGGTTCAGCATGACCGGCATAGATGATGATCTTGAAGCTTTGATCTACCGTCGCGTCTACGATATGGCTGGCACTGTACGCGGCATCAAGGTGCACATGAACGGCACCCACATCAAGCTTGCCTTCAAGGGGTACTGTGAGATGTATGCTAAGGCTATCGCGAAGGAACGCGgtgccgaggagggcgtcgagccCAAGGTTGTAGTCGAGGTTGACAAGACCGACGCTCACCCCAGATGGGAGATTGCCTTCACAGTGTCGGACGGCTCGTTCCAGCAAGTGTCGTTTGTCAATTCCATTGCTACCACATCCGGTGGAACACACGTCAACTATATTGCCGACCAAATCACAGGCTCGCTGCTCAAGACCCttgacaagaagaagaagggccaCGCCCTCAAGCAGAACCATATTCGGAACCATATTTTCATCTTTGTGAACTGTCTTGTCAACAATCCCGCCTTCACTTCCCAAACCAAGGAGCAGATGACCACCAAGGTCAGCCAGTTTGGAAGCAAGTGCTCTTTGACTGAGGAATTCCTAAAGAAGATCGCCAAATCAGACGCCATCCAGAACATCATCGACttcgccgagaagaaggctgaCAAGATGATGGCCAAGAGCGACGGCAACAAGCGATCTCGCATCAGCAACTCGAAACTAGTTGATGCTAACTTGGCCGGTACCCGCCACGGCCACGAATGTACTCTCATTCTCACCGAAGGTGACTCTGCCAAGAGTTTGGCTGTTGCCGGCCGTGCCATTCTCGACCCCGATCGCATCGGAGTCTTCCCCCTTCGTGGTAAGATGCTGAACGTCCGTGACGCTTCAATCGACCAGATCACAAAAAACCAGGAAATCCAGAACATCAAGCAGTTCCTTGGTCTGAAGCACAAGCAGACATACACCGACACGAAGAGTCTGCGGTATGGTCATCTGATGATCATGGCCGATCAGGATCACGACGGTTCTCACATCAAGGGTCTCCTCATCAACTTCCTGCAAGTTCAATACCCATCCTTGCTGCAAATACCCGACTTTTTCCGCGAGTTCATCACCCCCATCGTGAAGGTCTGGCAAGGGCCCAACCCGAAGAAGCCGGCTCGCCTTAAGTCGTTCTTCACTCAGCCTCAGTACGAGGAGTGGAAGGAACTCCACAAGAGCGAGCTGTCCAGGTGGCACTACAAGTACTTCAAGGGTCTGGGTACCAGTTCGAACGAAGATGCCCAAGTCTATTTCACCAACCTGGATGACCATCTCAAGGAGTTTGACACGATGAAGCCGGAAGAGGTCGAGCTCTTCGACCTGGCTTtctccaagaagaaggcggacGCCAGAAAGGAGTGGCTTGGCAACTTTGTGCCCGGTACATTCCTCGACCACTCGACCAAGTCCATCACCTACACGGACTTCGTCAACAGGGAGctcatcctcttctccatGGCTGACAACATGCGATCCATCCCTTCCGTCGTCGACGGATTGAAACCTGGTCAGCGCAAGGTCATGTACGCCTGTTTCAAGAGAAATCTTGTCAAGGATCAGAAGGTCGTTGAATTGGCTGGTTACATCTCCGAGCAGACGTCCTACCACCACGGTGAAGCCTCTCTTCAGCAGACCATCATCGGTCTTGCGCAGAACTTTGTGGGCtccaacaacatcaactGCCTGGAGCCCTCCGGAAACTTCGGTTCTCGTCTTGCCGGTGGTTCGGATGCCGCCAGTCCTCGTTACATTCACACGAGACTGTCTCCTTTCGCGAGAAAGATCTTTTctgccctcgacgagcccaACCTGGAGCCTCAGTACGAGGACGGAAAGAGAATCGAGCCCAAGGTCTACGCGCCGATCATTCCCATGATTCTCTGCAACGGTGCCGATGGTATTGGTACTGGTTGGAGCACTTCCATCCCCAACTATCACCCGATCGACATCGTCAACAACCTTAAGAGACGCATGGGCCGCCTCGACGAGTCGACCCCCGAGGATGCTGCGTTTCAGCCCATGATGCCCTGGTTCCGCGGTTGGAAGGGCACCCCTGAGCAGTCCGAGAAGGATCGTTACAAGTTTAATGGAATCTgcgagctcgacgagagAACCGGTGAAGTCGTCGTTACCGAACTTCCCATTCGCATGTGGACCGACGATTTCAAGGCCAAACTTGAGGAGGTCATTAGTGGCGTCAAGGGCCCAGTCTGGATCAAGGACTACAAGGAGTTCAATGACCACAAGAACGTCCACTTTGTTATTCAGATGGATGACAAGCACTCCAAAGACGTCCTGGCCGATGGTCTCATGGAGCGGTTCAAACTCTCCAAGCAGGTTGCCACTTCAAACTTGGTCGCCTTTGACACTCGTGGCCAGATCCGCAAGTACGAGAAGGTCGAGGAAATCCTGGAAGAGTTTTACAACTACCGCTTGGACATGTACGCACAGCGCAAGAAGCACTGGCTTGGCGTATACCACTCGGACTACAGAAAACTCTCTGAGCAAGCTCGCTTCATCAGAGAGATCATCGACGGCAAGCTCATtgtggccaagaagaagaagcaggtTCTCGTTGAAGAGCTTGCTAAACGCAAATACGAGGCTTTCCCTAagaacaaggacaagaaTGCCAAGAAAAAGTCCAccgacgaggacatggagggtaacgacgaggacgaggaggataATGACGAGCAGACTAACGGCTACGACTACCTCCTTTCC ATGCCCATTTGGTCTCTGACTTACGAGCGTCTTGAGAGACTGCAGAGGCAGATCGATAACAAGAAGGCCGAACACGACGCCCTTCTCGCATTGAGTGAGAAGGATCTCTGGACCCAAGATCTCGATGAATTCGTGGCCGAGTGGGAGAACCAGATGGCCCTGGACGCCGAAATCCAGACCAACATCCGCAGACTCGGCAGACGTGTGTCAAAGAAGATTGGTGCTGGCAAAGGCCGCAAGGCTAAGAAGGATGACGATGACTACGCGCCTGTAGAGAAGAAGCGTGCCGGCGCCAAGGCTAAGGCTGCTCCAAAGGTAGCAGAGAAGGCAGCCGAAAGATTTGTCGCCATGTTTGAGAAATCGAAGGTCAAGCCCAAGAAAGAAGAGGCCGAGTCCGACGCTTTCTCAGACGACGACTTTGCTGCTCTTGGTCGCAAAGGCACTGCCAAGCCGGCTGCTCCCAGCGAGACCCGCccgagagcggcggcaaccAAGAAAAAGCCTATCTACACATTGAGCGagtccgacgacgacgaggacttcgCCGCCCTAGGCAAGAAGAGCACTTCTGTCCCGGTGGAGTCAGCGACCGAGGACAACTCCTCACAGAGTCAGAAACCtgtggcggccaagaagccTTCACCGCGGGTTGAGGAGTTGGACAGTGACGATGACTTTAAGAACCTGGAAGGCAAGAAGAGTTCTGGGGAGAAGCCCGTGACGAAGCCCGCCCCCAAAGCTGTTGTGAAGCCTGCGGCGGTCGAAACTGCAGCCAAGGATAGCACTTCTCGTACGCAGCGGGCTACTTCAGCGAAGAAGTTCGTCATTGACGAATCTTCTGAGCTGTCTGATGACCACTTCCAGAGCGTTGAGGAGAAGAGCGATTCCCCTGAGCCGGCACCCACGAAGCCCTCAGCTAATGGCAGGGGCCAACGAGCTGCTGCGTCCAAGAAGTCCAAGTATGTTCTGGATGACGAGTCCGAGTCAGACATAAACGACAGCCAGATTGGTGACATTGGCGCTCTGGTCCGAGGCATCGGCGCGCCAAaggcggagacggagaagggCCGACTTAGTTTGTTCGCCATGAACCGACCTGACAGACGCGACTCTACTCTGCCCAAGATGAAGACCAAAGCGTCGAGAAACTTTGATGACGATAGCGTCGATGACACCAACTACGAGATGCTTGCTCGATCATCTCCGCACAAGACTTTCACAAAGggcgacgacatcgacaGCTTTCTgagcgacgacggtgccccGGCTGCCAAGCTCTCTAAAGCATCAACGTCAAAGGAGGCCAAGGGAGGACCCGCGGCCGCAGCACCTGCCAAGAAGGCTCGTGGCCGTCCTGCGGGAACGAAGAACAAGCCTAAAGACGCTGAAGCGGCACCCAAGCCAAAGCCCAAGGCGAAGGCTGCCCCCAAGCAACCCGCACTGTCTCCCGCAGCCAAGGCAtacgccgccaagaaggcgaCCAAGCGTGTCCTgagcgatgacgaggacgacgatgtcgagatGGAGGAGCCCGAGTCACCGCCTCGCCCGGCTGCAAGAAGCAGGCCTGGACGAGCGGCTGCGGCCAAGGCGAAGGCCAAGCCCACCTAtgtcatcgacgacgacgacgacgacgacgacagtGAGATGGCTGTTGGCGATCCAGAGAGCGAGGATCCATTCGACATGGATGAGAGTGATTGA
- a CDS encoding Carbonic anhydrase has product MSDIQKNVEAASENYSSSFEKGQLALPPAKKYLVLTCMDARIDPARAFGIELGDAHVIRNAGASAIDGLRSIVISQQLLGTHEIVLVKHTGCGMLTFKNEDAYGIVEKNLGADASLEAKNRIPDFLPFPALEEAVERDISFIKASKLVPDGVALSGWIYEVETGKTRRVV; this is encoded by the exons ATGTCCGATATCCAGAAaaacgtcgaggccgcctcgGAAAACTACTCGTCTAGCTTCGAGAAGGGGCAACTGGCCCTGCCGCCCGCGAAGAAGTATCTTGTCCTCACTTGCATGGATGCCAGAATTGACCCGGCGAGGGCGTTTGGCATCGAGTTGGGCGATGCGCATGTCATTCGCAAT GCCGGCGCTTCGGCCATCGACGGACTACGCAGTATCGTCATCTcgcagcagctcctcggcaCGCACGAGATCGTCCTGGTCAAGCACACCGGCTGCGGCATGCTGACTTTCAAGAACGAGGACGCGtacggcatcgtcgagaaAAACTTGGG TGCCGACGCCTCGTTGGAGGCCAAAAATCGGATCCCCGacttcctccccttccccgcgctggaggaggccgtcgagagggACATTAGCTTCATCAAGGCCTCCAAGCTGGTGCCTGATGGCGTAGCGCTGAGCGGTTGGATTTATGAGGTCGAGACGGGCAAGACGAGGCGGGTTGTTTGA
- a CDS encoding Phospholipase d active site motif protein, with the protein MDQIFRKVERGIDALFGDERHAHTHMGHQCHEHHPADHAENRYQSFAPQTTGNAKWYVDGCSYFWAVSEAIEQARESIYILDWWLSPELYLRRPPSQNERYRIDNLLKAAAERGVKVNIIVYKEVEAALTLPPSHTDFIIKHTRTYLESLHPNIGVFRHPDHVPTGYDFQAELRQNFSNMNLNTFSLSKASGDAIKAIYGTASDGVTLFWAHHEKLCLIDGKIAFMGGLDMCFGRWDTNSHPIADAHPGNLDAVIFPGQDYNNARVYDFADVDNWEQNKLDRTKSSRMGWSDVSLCLNGPIVQHLADHFVDRWNFIYGEKYGKKNPGKYQALGGANGNSEAGRIAENQTESSGFFGGGGGGGGGGGHLFGDLSERINRGVSRLMVSDDHDDGRLSRVDHGDRAANIQLTRSCTKWSSGHATEHSIANAYIEAITKARHFVYMENQASFHTHILHFFITATSKEQHPVTNKIGRAMVDRIIRADRDGEDFKIIVAMPAVPAFAGDLKADDALGTRAIMEFQYNSISRGGYSILETLRSEGGIEDPGRYIRFYNLRNYDRINTSSTMAAAEQRSGVRYEDARREHDDVVGAGYGDRGEGTGARWGERNSQYERYQEAASRVSDQTWDSVSACYMDSGPDLHSVPWHGEPEAEMDAFVSEELYIHSKLLIADDSLVICGSANLNDRSQLGSHDSEIAVIIEDPTPVESEMAGRPFTASKFATSLRRQIFRKHLGLLPDQPCDRPNDNWTSVDRGPNTYDWNSPADRLVRDPMSRGFWDLWERTARTNTEVFSKVFHNVPNDHVRTWKDYDEFFSKHFIIPGAKEQGNTSGKVEYGHVVREEFPGGVGEVKDWLNRVRGNLVEMPLDFLVDVDDIAKEGLSLNSFTDEIYT; encoded by the exons ATGGATCAGATCTTCCGCAAGGTGGAGCGGGGCATCGATGCCCTCTTTGGTGATGAGCGTCACGCCCACACCCACATGGGCCACCAGTGTCACGAGCACCATCCCGCCGACCATGCCGAGAACCGATACCAGTCCTTCGCCCCCCAGACTACTGGCAACGCCAAGTGGTATGTCGACGGGTGCTCCTACTTCTGGGCTGTCTCGGAGGCGATTGAGC AGGCACGCGAGAGTATCTACATCCTGGATTGGTGGCTGAGTCCGGAGCTCTACCTGCGCCGTCCGCCCTCCCAGAACGAGCGCTACCGTATTGACAACCTactcaaggccgccgccgagagggGTGTCAAGGTAAACATTATCGTCTAcaaggaggtcgaggccgccctgaCAC TGCCCCCGAGTCATACTGACTTCATCATCAAGCACACAAGGACCTACCTGGAAAGCCTTCATCCCAACATCGGCGTGTTTCGGCACCCTGACCATGTCCCGACGGGTTACGATTTCCAGGCTGAGCTCCGCCAGAACTTCTCCAACATGAACCTCAACACCTTCTCATTGTCCAAGGCTTCCGGAGACGCTATCAAGGCCATCTACGGCACTGCTTCTGACGGTGTCACCCTATTCTGGGCCCACCACGAGAAGCTTTGTTTGATTGACGGAAAGATCGCCTTCATGGGAGGTTTGGATATGT GTTTCGGCAGATGGGACACCAACA GTCACCCTATTGCCGACGCCCACCCCGGCAACTTGgacgccgtcatcttccCCGGCCAAGACTACAACAACGCTCGTGTCTACGACTttgccgacgtcgacaactGGGAGCAGAACAAAC TTGACCGCACCAAGAGCTCCAGAATGGGCTGGTCCGACGTCAGTCTCTGCTTGAATGGACCCATCGTCCAACACTTGGCAGATCACTTTGTCGACCGATG GAACTTCATCTACGGCGAGAAGTACGGCAAGAAAAATCCCGGCAAGTATCAGGCTTTGGGAGGTGCCAATGGTAACTCTGAGGCCGGGAGAATCGCCGAGAACCAGACAGAAAGCAGCGGCTttttcggcggcggcggcggcggcggcggcggtggtggtcaCCTGTTCGGCGACCTTTCCGAACGCATTAACCGCGGCGTGAGCCGGCTGATGGTCAGCGACGACCATGACGACGGGAGGCTCTCCAGAGTTGACCACGGCGACCGCGCCGCCAACATCCAACTTACTCGAAG CTGTACAAAGTGGTCTTCCGGCCACGCCACCGAGCActccatcgccaacgcctACATCGAAGCCATCACCAAGGCTCGTCACTTTGTCTACATGGAGAATCAGGCAAGTTTTCATACTCATATCCTCCAT TTCTTCATCACGGCCACCAGCAAGGAGCAACACCCCGTCACCAACAAGATCGGCCGTGCCATGGTGGACCGCATCATCCGTGCCGATCGCGACGGTGAGGACTTTAAaatcatcgtcgccatgcCCGCGGTCCCCGCCTTCGCCGGCGATctcaaggccgacgacgcccttggcACGCGCGCCATCATGGAGTTCCAGTACAATTCCATCTCCCGTGGCGGATATTCCATCCTCGAGACGCTCCGCTCCGAGGGTGGCATCGAGGACCCAGGCCGTTACATCCGCTTCTACAATCTCCGCAACTACGACCGCATCAACACCTCCTCCACCATggctgccgccgagcagCGCTCTGGCGTCCGCTACGAGGACGCCCGCCGCGagcacgacgacgtcgtcggcgcgggctACGGCGACCGTGGTGAGGGCACGGGCGCCCGATGGGGCGAGCGCAACTCTCAGTACGAGCGCTACCAGGAGGCCGCCTCCCGCGTCTCGGACCAGACCTGGGATTCCGTGTCGGCGTGCTACATGGACTCAGGGCCGGACCTGCATAGCGTCCCCTGGCACGgcgagcccgaggccgagatggacgcCTTCGTCAGCGAGGAGCTCTACATTCACTCCAAGCTCCTCATTGCCGACGACAGCCTTGTCATCTGCGGCTCCGCTAACCTTAACGACCGATCGCAGCTGGGCTCGCACGACTCTGagatcgccgtcatcatcgaggACCCCACCCCGGTCGAGTCCGAGATGGCGGGCCGCCCATTCACGGCCTCCAAGTTCGCCACCTCGCTTCGCCGCCAGATCTTCCGCaagcacctcggcctcctcccgGACCAGCCCTGCGATCGGCCCAACGACAACTGGACGTCGGTCGACCGGGGCCCCAACACCTACGACTGGAACTCGCCCGCTGACCGCCTCGTGCGGGACCCCATGTCGCGCGGCTTCTGGGACCTATGGGAGCGCACGGCGCGCACAAACACCGAGGTCTTCTCCAAGGTCTTCCACAACGTGCCCAACGACCACGTCCGCACCTGGAAGGACTACGATGAGTTCTTCAGCAAGCACTTCATTATCCCGGGAGCCAAGGAGCAGGGTAACACGAGCGGCAAAGTCGAGTACGGCCATGTCGTCCGCGAAGAGTtccccggcggcgtgggTGAGGTCAAGGACTGGCTCAACCGCGTGCGTGGTAACCTCGTCGAGATGCCCCTTGACTtcctcgtcgatgtcgatgacATTGCCAAGGAGGGGCTGTCTCTCAACAGTTTCACGGATGAAATTTACACGTAG
- a CDS encoding acetyltransferase, which produces MLILLNESEPGTRPKGTELMGVVMLWMPYSETGPFRGFVEKLLISPKFRQRGGARALMSTLEGEAVRRGRTLLMLDTEAGSPAEDIYRKFGYVEVGRIPNYGISPAVPRQLKDEVFFYKQLAA; this is translated from the exons ATGCTGATCCTTCTCAACGAATCCGAGCCGGGGACTAGGCCCAAGGGAACCGAGCTCATGGGCGTCGTCATGTTGTGGATGCCCTACTCGGAGACTGGTCCGTTCCGTGGCTttgtcgagaagctcctcaTCAGCCCCAAGTTTCGTCAGCGAGGCGGTGCCAGGGCCTTGATGAGTACACTGGAGGGGGAGGCTgttcgacgaggacgaacaCTACTG ATGCTTGACACCGAAGCTGGCAGCCCGGCAGAAGATATTTACAGAAAGTTCGGGTATGTCGAGGTGGGCAGAATCCCCAACTACGGCATCAGTCCCGCCGTTCCACGACAGCTTAAGGATGAGGTATTTTTCTACAAGCAGCTTGCGGCCTAG